A single Arachnia propionica DNA region contains:
- the rpmF gene encoding 50S ribosomal protein L32 — translation MAVPKRKMSRSNTRSRRAQWKTSVVPTVTCVNPACREPHLSHTACPSCGQYGAKGARRQVVEA, via the coding sequence GGCCGTTCCGAAGCGCAAGATGTCGCGCAGCAACACCCGTTCGCGTCGTGCGCAGTGGAAGACTTCCGTCGTTCCCACCGTCACCTGCGTGAACCCGGCCTGCCGTGAACCGCACCTGTCCCACACCGCCTGCCCCTCCTGCGGTCAGTACGGTGCCAAGGGTGCCCGTCGTCAGGTCGTCGAGGCCTGA